From the genome of Verrucomicrobiia bacterium, one region includes:
- a CDS encoding DUF2283 domain-containing protein: MKLTYDPRYNIAYIRLLKKKAQVETIQVSDELNIDIAPDGRVYGIELLNANKQLRSQDGGRLVVRNEAAGEEIELPLAKQ; the protein is encoded by the coding sequence ATGAAACTAACGTACGATCCTCGGTATAACATCGCTTATATCCGCCTGTTGAAGAAAAAGGCGCAGGTGGAAACCATCCAGGTCAGCGATGAGTTGAATATCGATATTGCACCTGATGGTCGCGTCTATGGCATTGAGCTTCTGAACGCCAACAAACAATTGCGCTCTCAAGACGGCGGACGACTGGTCGTGCGCAACGAAGCGGCGGGCGAAGAAATCGAATTGCCGTTGGCGAAACAGTGA